CAGAACGAGAAAATCGAAGCTCAGACAAAGAACGATTGATTTCATCTGAAGTCAATCGTTCTTTTTAGATGTGTCTCCACCGGACTAAATCTTCGAGATAATCACGATACGATTCTTCGACTTCTTCTTCCGTCAACTCTCTCGCACGAATGACGAGGTCTTTTACGTGAAGATTGGCAAAATGTGCACCACCGACGAGACCGTATAAATAAGAGTCGATCACTTCTGATTGATTCCGGACTAAGAAACCGGTGATATGGATGCCGTCGAGACTCTCTAAGACGATATCGATCCGCCGTCCTTCCATCTCATCGAGAAGCAATTGATTGTAGTCTGCTTTTTTTTGATTATCAAATCGGTAACGTCGGTTTCTCCTTTTGTTATCTTGAATCTCCCACTCGAAATCGTCTAGTTCCTTAGGCGTGAAAAGCGAATCCAAGACGGCAGCATCGTCAATCTTTAGGCAACAGAAGATGGCATCGTATTCAAGTTGATCGTCATTCACTAAATCCATGATGTCGTCTTTTGGTATTTCGATTGCATTATAACGCCGGCATACGCGCTCGATGACCGTTTCTTTTTTAAACGTCAGCTGTTGCTTCCGGTGTTGGAACTTATGAGACGCTTTTTCATAATCCACGCTGATCACCTCCGAATATAGTAAGTTCTTCTTCGTTACACTCGAGTTCACCTGTTTCAGTTTTTGAGCACTTGCGGTTAAATGGTCATCAGCTATTTCCTTAAAATAGACCATCGGATGGATCCAACGGTCTACTTTTCAAGATTCAATTGTAGGTTTCCCCGTATTTTAGATGATCTTATGCCCCATCCGTCGTGCCTCGACGAAGGCAGAGGCAAGAAAGGCAAAGACACCCCAAAGAATCCACGCTGCACCACGTCCGACAAGCAGAGGATCCGTCCCGTAAAGAGTTGTGCCCCATGTCAGAACGAGTCCGTCTAGAAACGTCGCAACTAACAGTCCGAGACTTACACCAGGCACTAGCTGTTCAGCATTCAAACGAGCTACTTTTTTTATGATGATGACGGAAATCCACGAAATCGGTAAAGCAAATAGAAAGGCGATCACGTTTCCGACATTTTCGAACATCCCGATCCCAGAACCGAATCTGACTGACATGGCACCGACGAACCAAAACGATACACCGAGTAAAATTAAGATGATACTTTGCCTTTTTGTAAACAAAGACGCTGAGGGATGAGTCGTCTTAGAATTTTTCAATGTGAGCTCCTCCTTATTAGTGTAGTAATCACTACATAAATTAAATGTAGCACGTGTTACAATTTTCAGCAATGCTTAAGAAGAATGTTGTGAATCTAACTGTAAAAAAGGTCAATCGATGTCGATAGATAAGTACAGAATGTTCATAGATGAAACTGTCCTAGAACATGGATGATACATTGAAGGAGTGAATGACATCATGAATGAAACCTTACCGAGACGTTTACTCTCACCAGCGATTTTGTCGAGCCTTGAAGCAAACGTCGCAATGATCTGTTTTGATCGCCAACGACGCGTCGTCGACGTCAATGACTTGTTTGCGAAAACGATGAAATATAAACGAGACGAGATGATTGGCTTACAGCACCATACGTTTTGCACACCAGAATTCGCGAACAGCCGTGAATATCAGGACTTTTGAACACGTCTGTTTTCGGGCTTCAGTACAGCGGATAAAATCAAACGAGTCGATGCCCGGGGCGACATCTTATGGCTTGAAGCAACCTACATGCCGATTTTTGAAGGAGAAGAGGTCGTCGGTGTCGTCAAGATCGCCAGTAACATCACGGACCGGATCGACCGCGTGCAAGGATATGCGAAAAGCTTCCAGACGCTTGCTGAAGGGCTGAATCTGCAGTCGATTCAAGGATCGAAAGAGGGCAACCAACTTCAAGAGACGATGAACACGATTTCGAGTGAAACGGCAGAAAACCAACAGACGTTCGAAACGTTATATGCCCAAGCAATCGAGATCACGAAGATTGCTGATACGATCAAGGAGATTGCGGCCCGGACGAACCTGTTGTCACTTAACGCAGCAATCGAAGCGGCACGGGCTGGAGAACACGGTAAAGGCTTTACGGTCGTTGCAAGTGAAGTCAAAAACTTATCGGACCTAGTCGGCAGTGCAGTTGTCGAAGTGCGCACGAATACGGAAACGATGAATCGTCAAATCATGGCGATGATGAAAAAGATTGAAGCGTCCCATCTCGAAGTCGCGTCGAGTCTTGCGACGGTAAAAGAAACGATGCAACGCTTTACCGCAATCGAAGAGGTCGCACGACAACTCGAGCAGCAAACAGAGGATTTCCGGTCGTTCATTTAAAACAATTACCTGCGATATTTCAGCAATGTGAGGGAATCACATTGCTTTTTTGATAGTGTTGAATTATCTAGGAAATGATAATGGAGTCATGGGAGTAGATAGTCAGGAGGATAAAAATGAAGCGATTTTGGAATAGATTCATCGATCAACAATATGCGAAACCACGAGGAATCATTGGAGCGTCAATTGGTGAGATCATGGTCCGGCAACATCATGAAGAAATGAAATGGACGATCGACATACTTAACGTTCAGGCAGGAGAAACTTTTCTAGAACTCGGTACAGGTGCGGGACATGGCATTGCCTATTTGCTTTCGCAAACAGATACGAAGCACGTTACAGGTCTCGATCTGTCAAAGACGATGGTCCGGTCAGCAACTTTTCGTAATCGGCAAGCGATTCAAGCAAACCGAGCGACGATTCAACAAGCCGATATTAATCATTTAAAATTACTCCATGAGACGGTCGACGGGATCTTTAGCATTCATACGGTATATTTTTGGGAATCCGTCGATCAGACATTACAAGAACTGTATCGCGCTTTACGACCAGGCGGGCGATTCGTTTTAACATACTGTGATGGAAAAGCAGGGATTGAGTGGTTAGATCTTCAAAAACGAATCGAACAGGAGTTCATTCCACTTGCTGAACAAGCCGGTTTCAAAGAGATCGTATTAATAAGAGGTCCAATCATTCGATCGTTTCATACGGTAGCGCTTGTGGGATATAAAAGATGACCCCGTTGACCAAAGAACGGAGGCACGTTATAATTCAAATAGACGTTTGAATGAACTGGTAAAGGAGGCAACGTCATGGCGCATGATCATCATCACCACCATCATCATACGGATAATAAAAAGATACTCGGCCTGTCGTTCCTGATCATTACGGTCTTTATGGTCGTCGAAGTAATTGGCGGAATTTGGACGAACAGTTTGGCGTTGTTATCAGACGCTGGGCACATGCTAAGTGACTCGATTTCACTCGCCATCGCCTTACTAGCATTTCAGTTCTCAAGTCAAGCGCCGGATGCGAATAAGACGTTCGGTT
This window of the Exiguobacterium acetylicum genome carries:
- a CDS encoding PAS domain S-box protein, whose protein sequence is MNETLPRRLLSPAILSSLEANVAMICFDRQRRVVDVNDLFAKTMKYKRDEMIGLQHHTFCTPEFANSREYQDF
- a CDS encoding methyl-accepting chemotaxis protein is translated as MPIFEGEEVVGVVKIASNITDRIDRVQGYAKSFQTLAEGLNLQSIQGSKEGNQLQETMNTISSETAENQQTFETLYAQAIEITKIADTIKEIAARTNLLSLNAAIEAARAGEHGKGFTVVASEVKNLSDLVGSAVVEVRTNTETMNRQIMAMMKKIEASHLEVASSLATVKETMQRFTAIEEVARQLEQQTEDFRSFI
- a CDS encoding class I SAM-dependent methyltransferase, which produces MKRFWNRFIDQQYAKPRGIIGASIGEIMVRQHHEEMKWTIDILNVQAGETFLELGTGAGHGIAYLLSQTDTKHVTGLDLSKTMVRSATFRNRQAIQANRATIQQADINHLKLLHETVDGIFSIHTVYFWESVDQTLQELYRALRPGGRFVLTYCDGKAGIEWLDLQKRIEQEFIPLAEQAGFKEIVLIRGPIIRSFHTVALVGYKR